From Mya arenaria isolate MELC-2E11 chromosome 1, ASM2691426v1, a single genomic window includes:
- the LOC128238617 gene encoding myosin light chain kinase, smooth muscle-like yields the protein MSSITIVPPESPVTEYSGNAAQSTIGPMDAECFVDVRAGRENFQLAKYAGRLPKAVLEMRQQHYKLKQQQLQTAHSPQLPDPSSTLQHQPALKNPAWSQDKVTTSYQFKAFNAEGLILKESQKPVDEGFDSLKIKASATKPLEDDAQPSDTIQEGKVQLCSKKGCEAFLLDIDKLRGTTGVLLNDHFKPKGDRYEVGTHYNKVDRLGAGFFGTVDRCVDKRTQLKFVMKKLKKTTFNRKEVLVPAMFPHNNMTHMFGIISYPDSIELLIEDAGTSLNRFVNKHRDLCKSDKQMWDLVRQGLRALAHLEKYGITHLDIKPENMCILTQEDGSLVLKLTDFGSACTLRESLNFVGMTPEYLAPEIAKVALQRKFKVLNFGVSEGDVTCKVDVFSFGLVIMYIYKGCHILQKLIPQGQTSYKNFPREQQHLLQILMQLANEDTCTFIKNLIPDECSLDMRGLISDLVQHDHQRRPAASVVLQRLEQVVKPESAKQEEGLSPLQVNSAAKYFQKAGKTLTGKGLKWQGKGKGMSRGSTVARQSPYRERPVASKVMNNSLTPVEEMRTLCIEEQPVQGVTDSHAPVAQASMETECTNDCEFIDDNAPMANIQACLIPQFHQTSPFPQTVQAYTQASNVQDVDLRRPVSSSQTVQSLRPQTLQAMRQAASRTTRLFTELDVFGKLLDLPAKSQLQEMTPESPPNPQPTAMNQDCPQARLPCFDMLFS from the exons ATGAGTTCTA TAACGATAGTACCACCAGAATCACCAGTGACTGAATATTCTGGAAATGCCGCACAGAGCACAATTGGTCCTATGGATGCAGAATGTTTTGTGGACGTGCGTGCAGGCCGGGAAAACTTTCAACTGGCAAAATACGCAGGCAGATTACCCAAAGCTGTTCTTGAAATGAGACAACAGcattataaattgaaacaacAGCAATTACAGACAGCACATAGTCCTCAGCTTCCAGACCCCTCCTCTACCCTACAACATCAGCCAGCCCTTAAAAATCCAGCTTGGAGCCAAGACAAGGTTACAACATCATATCAATTCAAAGCATTCAACGCTGAAGGCCTGATATTGAAAGAGTCTCAAAAACCAGTGGACGAGGGTTTTGACTCTCTGAAGATTAAAGCTTCTGCCACAAAGCCACTAGAGGACGATGCCCAGCCATCTGACACAATTCAGGAAGG caAGGTTCAGCTGTGCTCCAAGAAGGGCTGTGAGGCTTTCTTGCTTGATATTGACAAGTTGAGAGGCACCACTGGGGTACTGTTGAATGAT CATTTCAAGCCCAAGGGAGACCGATATGAAGTGGGGACCCATTACAATAAGGTTGATAGACTGGGTGCTGGATTTTTCGGTACGGTGGACCGGTGTGTCGACAAAAGAACCCAGCTGAAGTTTGTTATGAAAAAG CTGAAGAAGACAACCTTCAACCGAAAGGAGGTGCTTGTTCCGGCCATGTTTCCTCATAACAACATGACACACATGTTTGGCATCATCAGCTACCCAGACAGCATCGAGTTGCTCATTGAAGACGCCG GCACATCCCTTAACCGTTTTGTTAACAAGCACCGGGACCTGTGCAAGTCTGATAAACAGATGTGGGACCTTGTTAGGCAAGGCTTACGGGCCCTGGCTCACCTTGAAAAATATGGAATCACCCACCTGGACATTAAAC CTGAAAACATGTGCATTTTGACACAAGAGGATGGAAGCCTAGTACTGAAACTGACAGACTTTGGCTCAGCTTGCACCCTGCGAGAATCCCTCAACTTTGTCGGCATGACCCCAGAATACCTGGCCCCAGAGATTGCCAAGGTGGCTTTACAGCGGAA ATTCAAGGTTCTGAATTTTGGTGTTTCTGAGGGAGATGTTACATGCAAAGTTGATGTCTTTTCGTTCGGACTTGTGATCATGTACATTTACAAGGGCTGCCACATTCTGCAAAAGTTGATTCCCCAGGGTCAGACTTCCTACAAGAACTTCCCTCGTGAACAACAACACCTGCTCCAAATTCTTATGCAG TTGGCGAATGAGGATACATGTACCTTCATTAAGAACCTTATCCCGGACGAATGTAGCCTGGATATGCGAGGCCTCATCTCAGATCTGGTGCAACATGATCACCAAAGGCGCCCAGCAGCTAGTGTCGTCCTGCAGA gGTTGGAGCAAGTTGTTAAACCAGAAAGTGCTAAACAAGAGGAGGGTCTAAGTCCTCTACAGGTGAACTCTGCtgcaaaatatttccaaaaagcAGGCAAAACTCTTACTG GCAAGGGGCTTAAGTGGCAAGGCAAAGGGAAAGGAATGAGCCGGGGCTCCACAGTGGCGAGGCAGTCCCCTTATAGAGAGAGACCGGTGGCCAGCAAGGTGATGAATAATTCTTTGACACCTGTTGAGGAAATGAGGACATTGTGCATTGAGGAACAG CCTGTACAGGGAGTGACAGACAGCCACGCTCCGGTCGCCCAGGCCTCAATGGAAACAGAATGCACCAATGACTGTGAATTCATTGACGACAATGCCCCTATGGCCAACATCCAGGCTTGCCTGATCCCCCAGTTCCACCAGACAAGCCCCTTCCCTCAGACAGTGCAGGCATACACTCAGGCATCTAATGTGCAGGATGTTGACCTCCGAAGGCCTGTCTCGTCTTCCCAGACCGTACAATCCCTGAGACCTCAGACACTTCAGGCAATGAGGCAGGCAGCTTCACGGACAACTCGACTATTCACCGAACTAGAT